TGCCGGTACGGTGATGCTCGGCGTGGCGAATACGGTAAATCACCGGGTCGCGCAGGTTGAAATTAGGTGAGGCCATATCGATTTTAGCGCGTAATACATGGGCGCCATCGGCAAATTCACCGGCTTTCATGCGCCGGAACATATCCAGATTTTCTGCTGCGCTGCGGTCGCGGTAGGGGCTGTTCTGGCCCGGGATGATATGCGTGCCACGACGCTCACGCATTTCTTCAGCGCTCTGGCTGTCTACATAAGCCAGGCCGCGCTCAATCAGGAATTCGGCAAAGGCATACAGCTTGTCAAAGTAATCAGAAGCAAAATATTGATTGCTGCCCCAGTCAAAACCTAACCAGCGCACTGCATCGATAATCGAATCGACGTATTCCTGTTCTTCTTTTTCCGGGTTGGTATCATCAAAGCGCAAATGGCAGACACCACCATAATCACGGGCCAGCCCGAAATTCAGGCAAATCGATTTGGCGTGACCATAGTGCAGATAACCGTTAGGCTCCGGCGGGAAGCGCGTTGCCATACGTCCACCCCATTTATTGCTGGCAATATCGTCATCAATAATGCTGCGGATAAAATTGGAAATAGCAGGTTTTTCTGTAGCGTCAGTCATTTTGTGTATGAGAGTAATCTTTAGCCGTATAATTTTACCTTAATTAAGCAATGGGGATATAAATGCAACGACGAGATTTTATTAAAGGTGCGGCAGGTGCCGGCCTGGCGAGTGTAGCCGCAGTCGCGCCATCATTAGCTATTGCGGCAGATGCACCGGTTATCAACTGGCGTCTGGCATCGAGCTTCCCCAAGAGCCTGGATACGATTTATGGCGCTGCGGAGACATTATCCAGGCGCGTTGCTGCGCTCACCAATGGTAAATTTCAAATCCGCGTTTTCGCCGGTGGCGAGCTGGTTCCGGGCTTGCAGGTGCTGGATGCTGTGCAGAACGGCACAGTCGAATGCGGGCATACAGCCAGCTATTATTATGTCGGCAAAAACATGGCGTTTGCATTTGATTGCGCCGTGCCATTTGGCTTGACCGCACGCCAGCAGAATTCATGGATGTATGCTGGTGGTGGCATGCAACTGATGCGCGATTTCTTCAAGAGCTACAATATCGTGCAATTTCCCGGTGGCAATACCGGCACGCAAATGGGTGGCTGGTTCCGTCATGAGATCAAATCGCTGGCTGATCTCAAAGGTTTGAAAATGCGTATTCCCGGGCTGGGCGGTAAGATCATGGCCAAGCTTGGCGCTGTGCCGCAAACCCTGCCTGGTGGTGATATCTACCCGGCGCTGGAGCGTGGTGCACTGGATGCGGCGGAGTGGGTAGGGCCGTATGATGATGAAAAGCTGGGTTTCTACAAAATTGCCAAGCATTATTATTATCCTGGCTGGTGGGAAGGTGGTCCGCAGCTGTCATTCATGGTGAACATGCAGAAATGGGCTGCCTTGCCGGAAGCTTATCGGCAGGCATTTGAAGTTGCCACTACCGAAGCCAATATGCTGATGCTGGCGCAATATGATGCCAAGAATCCCCCAGCGATGATGCGTCTGGTACAACAAGGAGTAAAGCTGCACGCCTTCCCTAAGGACGTGATGCTCGCCGCGCGGCGTGCCGCATTTGAGATTTTTGATGAGGAGGCCGCGAAGAATCCGGCCTTTAAAACTATCTACACCGAGTGGAAGAAATTCCGCGATAGCGAAATTCAATGGTTTAAGGTGGCAGAAGCACCGTATCAGAATTTCTTGTATTACGTAAAGTGAGTGACAGTATTATAGTCAATTAGCTTGTACGGTGAATTAAAATGAGCATACAGTCCGGAATGGCGTGAGCATTCCGGATTTTATTTTTTAAGACATTGCTCTACTCTGTTCAATACACTTGCTGGATTAAGGGGTTTAACTATAAAACCAGCGGCTCCCTTTTCCAACGCTTCGCTGACTTTACCCATCGTTGAATCCGCGCTTACCATCAATACTTTTGATGTTGGACTCGCCCAGTGAATTTCTTCCAGTGCTTGCAAACCATCCATTTTGGGCATGGCAATATCTAGCAACACAAGGTCGGGCTTTAATCTTGCGCACATTTTGACAGCCTGCTCACCATTGGTTGCTTCGCCGATAATCACATACTTCTCACTTTGCAGAATTATTTTTAGCAGTTCACGCATCATGCAGTCATCATCGACCACTAATACTGAAGGTTTTTTTAGATTATCCATCTTTTTGCATCTCCAATTTATGTGTTTTAAAGCGGTTGACAGAACCTACTGGTCGATGTGATTTCTGCTAAGCCATGCAAAGGTTTGAATTCCAGGGGGTCTACAAAAACATACCAGCTTGTATTGTTTAAGTTTAGCGATGTTGAAGATCATGGAAAGATTTGGTGGATGATAATTAAAAAGGTTTACAGACTGCGTTCCTTGGGAACTGATTGATGTTAAACAATCTTCAGATGCATTAGGTTGGCCTCGGATGTGGTTGTCATATTTGCATATGCTATTACCCGATTACGGCCTTCTTGTTTGGCACGATATAGCGCCTGGTCAGCCGCCGCGATTAGTGATGAGAATGATGAATCAGTTTGCATTGAGTCGGCAATGCCAACGCTGATGGTGCTGTTCATGGGTTTTCCAGAAAACTCTATGGTCGCTGCTGCATAAGTGGTGCGCAGTCGCTCTGCCAGTACCAGCGCCTCCTGCTCGGTAGTGGAAGGCATCAATATGCAAAACTCTTCCCCGCCATAGCGGGCAAAGTAATCATCGCCACGGATGACTGATTGTGCAATCCTGGCCAGGTGGCGTAATACTTCGTCACCTGTCTGGTGTCCATATTGATCGTTGACTGATTTAAACAAGTCAATATCCAGCATCATGATTGCCAGCGTATCCCCGGTACGAAGGTGGCGAGCCCACTGCACGGCAGCCTCTGCTTCCAGGTCGCGGCGATTGAAGGCGCCAGTCAGCATGTCGCGTAATGCCAATTTTTGCACTTCAGCAACCAGCCGGTTATTCAACATCAGCACAAAGCCAAACGTCACAAATAATTGCACTACCGTGGCGATAAAAAACAACAGGGTGTTGACCGGTAGCTGTGTATAGACACCTTGATAGATGCCTGCGTGCGAATGCCAGATAAACAGTCCTCGCACGAACAGCACCAGTGCAAGCAAAGCGAAAGATAATCCGGTAAACCAGCAGGCACTCTTCATGGAAGGTTCAGTCCGTACTAGCAGCAAGCGGGCACACGCTGCGTAGCCCACGGCATAGATCAATGAGTTTGCTATGGAACGGATGGTGACATCGGGTTGCAATACGGCAAGCCAGAAATTAAGGGCGAACACAGCGCTAACAATGAGTGCAGCTATCCGCCAATCGCTACGCACCCCTTTAAATTCCTGTAAGCCGTGATATTGCAAACCGATTGCTGCCGAGATGAGTGTAGAGCCGGCGACGACTGCCCAGCCATAGCCGGGGGTAGGAGTATGGAAGAAAAAAGCGAGACCTAGTCCTAGGCCGATGCACAAATTTGCATAAACCCATTGGCGTATGCCGCGGTCATTACCGGCATTCAGTCTTGCGAGCTCCAGCAACCCTGCCAGTAGCAGGGCCAGCATGGCGATCATCACCATGATTGTGCGTATATCCAGGCCCATCTGTCCCTTTGATGCTGTGCGATGTATGTGAATTAAGTTATGTTGAACGCAGCGAAAAGCCTGTTTTCATGGCGCATTCTGGCCTGTTTTATGTTCTAAATCAAATTTTTTGGGGTGGAACGGGTAAATCGACGTGGAAGCGGGCTCCTTTACCTTCCTCTGACTCAAATCCGATTCTTCCCCCCATGCGCTCTACCAGTTCGCGGGTAATGGCTAATCCTAATCCAGTCCCGCCTTTCTGGCGTGTATCCGATGAGTCAGCCTGGGAAAATTTCTGGAATATCCGGTTGCGAAATTCATCTGGAATACCGGGGCCATGGTCAATTACCATGATACGTACTAGCTCATTATGCATATAAACGGCAATCTGCACGGCACCATCATCGGGTGAGTATTTGATAGCGTTAGATAACAGATTGGACAGCACTTGCAACAGCCGTTGCTTATCGATGTTTACCGTTATGTCGGGTATTGCCATATCAAGTTCCAGCTTGATATGGCGATCGGTGCTGTATGCATGGTGGTTTTCTATGGCTTCCAAAAGCAACGGCATCAATGGGTGTTGCTGCATATCGAAATGCATTTTACCAGCCACAAGTTTTTCCATATCCAGGAGATCATTGATCAGGTATGTGAGCCGTTGACTATTTCTGTATGCGATATCAATCATCAGCTTTGCCCGTTCGGGTATTTCACCCAGAACTCCACCCGAAATCAGACCCAGTGAGCCGGAAATAGCGGTAAGTGGTGTTCGCAACTCATGGCTGACTGTAGAGACAAACTCGCTTTTCATGCGTTCTACACGGATGGTTTCCGTGATGTCATGAAACCAGCCCAATACCGCCGATTCACCCTGATATTGAATTTGGAGATAGGAAGCTAGCGCCCATTTAGTGCCAGCTCCGGGGATTCTTAACTCTACCAGTCGTTCAAAAATTTGCTCGCCATTTTCAATTTTATTCAAAATGTCAGCATAATCTTGCTGATTGGTATAGTAACTGGACGGATCCACGCCAGCTACTTGATCTGGTGCAGCATTGATCAATGCTGAGTATCGTGAATTGAAAAAAATTACTTGGTGACCGCCTTTCATGGCAATGCGAGCTGCCGTGGGACACGTTTCCAGCATATACCGGAAGCGTTGTTCGTTATCCCTTTGTACTATTTCAGCCTGCTTGCGTTCCGTTAAATCTTGCACGGTGCCTAACATGCGTACAGGCTTGCCACTGGTATCAAACGTTACATTACCGTGACTGTTGATATAGTGCTCGCTGCCATCAGGCCAAATTACCCTGAACTCACAATTGAAGTCATGCTCACCGCGTAGAAATTGTTGAAATTTATCTTCCACAAATGCAATGTCGTCAGGATGGATAGCGTCACGGAAAAGCGCATAACTGGGAACGACGTCCCGAGGCTGCAGGCCCCATAATCGAAAATGCTCATCAGACCACTGCAAATCACCCGTTACCGGATTCCATTCATAGCTACCCACATGCGATATTTTCTGAGCTTCGTTCAGCCTTGCCAAATTATTACGCTGAGTTGCAATCATGGTGTTGATTGCCATGGCCACCGATGCTATTTCTAAAGGGCCGTTTTCCGAAGCGCGAACCGACGTATTGCCGTTATGGATCGATTTTGCCACATTTTCCAAATCAACAATGGGCTTCGTAATGCGCTTGGCGATGAACAGAACCAGCAGGAGTAAAGTAACAATTGCAAACAGTGTAACTGCTGCATAGTTGATTGCCCTGCGTTCAGCCGCTGCGTATATCTCTGATGATGGAACGCCTACGAATGCAATCCATTTGGTGCCGGGCAGCGGCAGTACAGAATAATAGCGTTTTATACCATCCTGCCCAATCGCTTCAAATTCACCATCACGAATTTTGACTATCTGTTTTGCTGCTGATGAATCCCCGCGCTTACCTATCATCCCATCCGGATCAGTGTTTCGCCAGATCAAGACATTATCATCACTGATGAAGCCATAGCGGCTGTTTTTCGATATGAATTGCGTTGGAATGTCAGGATCATAAAAATCGAGACTCACAGGGAGCAATACCCCGCCGATCATTTCTTTTTTTGCATTCCGAATAGGGGCTGACATGACAGAAACTTGCTTGCCGGTGATAGGGCCGAGGAACGGTTGTCCAATTGAGAATTTTCGTTCATTTAGTAGGGCTGTGAACCATGGTGCTTTACCAATATTGACCATCTTCCCGCCGGGTTGGGGAACGGCTGAGCAAACTACCAGGCCATCGATATTTGCATAAGTGACATTCGCATAGCGTGGGTTCATATTATGTAAGCTGTGCAGCACTTCATCGCAGTTGTCGGGATTAAGCTGTGTAACCAGTGGCCGAACCGCAAGACTTTCAAGAATCTGACGGGCATTTTCAATATTCCCACCCGTGTTTCTCACCATCGTATATATCAGGGTGCGCAGCGATTGTTTAGCGTTATGGATGGTCTGTTGCATGTCGGAATAAATGCCGTACCCAACAATCGCCAGCAGCGGGATTGTCATAGCCAGAACCAATAGCAGGAGATAGGTTCTGATGGAGGATAGGCGTGCATTCATATATTTTTATAAATATCAGTATGTTGAGACCTTTGCACGATTGCTGTGCTTGTTCATATTTCGTTGAAAATCAGCTCAAAATGCTCATGTACTAGTTGTACACTCCGCTTTTTCGCTGATTTCCGCCTCATCTGAACTGCGCTCGCTACATCGTGCAAAGGTCTCATGTTATTTGGTGGCTATAATAATGTTTGTATCCTGCTGA
The Sulfuriferula thiophila DNA segment above includes these coding regions:
- a CDS encoding response regulator, with the protein product MDNLKKPSVLVVDDDCMMRELLKIILQSEKYVIIGEATNGEQAVKMCARLKPDLVLLDIAMPKMDGLQALEEIHWASPTSKVLMVSADSTMGKVSEALEKGAAGFIVKPLNPASVLNRVEQCLKK
- a CDS encoding ATP-binding protein; this translates as MTIPLLAIVGYGIYSDMQQTIHNAKQSLRTLIYTMVRNTGGNIENARQILESLAVRPLVTQLNPDNCDEVLHSLHNMNPRYANVTYANIDGLVVCSAVPQPGGKMVNIGKAPWFTALLNERKFSIGQPFLGPITGKQVSVMSAPIRNAKKEMIGGVLLPVSLDFYDPDIPTQFISKNSRYGFISDDNVLIWRNTDPDGMIGKRGDSSAAKQIVKIRDGEFEAIGQDGIKRYYSVLPLPGTKWIAFVGVPSSEIYAAAERRAINYAAVTLFAIVTLLLLVLFIAKRITKPIVDLENVAKSIHNGNTSVRASENGPLEIASVAMAINTMIATQRNNLARLNEAQKISHVGSYEWNPVTGDLQWSDEHFRLWGLQPRDVVPSYALFRDAIHPDDIAFVEDKFQQFLRGEHDFNCEFRVIWPDGSEHYINSHGNVTFDTSGKPVRMLGTVQDLTERKQAEIVQRDNEQRFRYMLETCPTAARIAMKGGHQVIFFNSRYSALINAAPDQVAGVDPSSYYTNQQDYADILNKIENGEQIFERLVELRIPGAGTKWALASYLQIQYQGESAVLGWFHDITETIRVERMKSEFVSTVSHELRTPLTAISGSLGLISGGVLGEIPERAKLMIDIAYRNSQRLTYLINDLLDMEKLVAGKMHFDMQQHPLMPLLLEAIENHHAYSTDRHIKLELDMAIPDITVNIDKQRLLQVLSNLLSNAIKYSPDDGAVQIAVYMHNELVRIMVIDHGPGIPDEFRNRIFQKFSQADSSDTRQKGGTGLGLAITRELVERMGGRIGFESEEGKGARFHVDLPVPPQKI
- a CDS encoding GGDEF domain-containing protein produces the protein MGLDIRTIMVMIAMLALLLAGLLELARLNAGNDRGIRQWVYANLCIGLGLGLAFFFHTPTPGYGWAVVAGSTLISAAIGLQYHGLQEFKGVRSDWRIAALIVSAVFALNFWLAVLQPDVTIRSIANSLIYAVGYAACARLLLVRTEPSMKSACWFTGLSFALLALVLFVRGLFIWHSHAGIYQGVYTQLPVNTLLFFIATVVQLFVTFGFVLMLNNRLVAEVQKLALRDMLTGAFNRRDLEAEAAVQWARHLRTGDTLAIMMLDIDLFKSVNDQYGHQTGDEVLRHLARIAQSVIRGDDYFARYGGEEFCILMPSTTEQEALVLAERLRTTYAAATIEFSGKPMNSTISVGIADSMQTDSSFSSLIAAADQALYRAKQEGRNRVIAYANMTTTSEANLMHLKIV
- a CDS encoding TRAP transporter substrate-binding protein — translated: MQRRDFIKGAAGAGLASVAAVAPSLAIAADAPVINWRLASSFPKSLDTIYGAAETLSRRVAALTNGKFQIRVFAGGELVPGLQVLDAVQNGTVECGHTASYYYVGKNMAFAFDCAVPFGLTARQQNSWMYAGGGMQLMRDFFKSYNIVQFPGGNTGTQMGGWFRHEIKSLADLKGLKMRIPGLGGKIMAKLGAVPQTLPGGDIYPALERGALDAAEWVGPYDDEKLGFYKIAKHYYYPGWWEGGPQLSFMVNMQKWAALPEAYRQAFEVATTEANMLMLAQYDAKNPPAMMRLVQQGVKLHAFPKDVMLAARRAAFEIFDEEAAKNPAFKTIYTEWKKFRDSEIQWFKVAEAPYQNFLYYVK